DNA from Drosophila suzukii chromosome 2R, CBGP_Dsuzu_IsoJpt1.0, whole genome shotgun sequence:
TTTCCATTCTCCAGACTCATGTATCCGCTTGCCAAAGAACAATAGCTCATTATGAAATCTTGCCTTTATCAGCAAATGTTTCTGCGGCAAATGAGTTCTTTTAGGCTGATTAGAGAAGCGAATTGGATTGATTTTTGTAGTGTCTTTTGTGCTTCAAGTTAAACTTTGAAATAACAGAATAAAGGGATCTAAATAAAAAGCATTTTATTCATTACTTAGCTTTCAAGTAGCGTTACAACATTGAATACAACGCTTACAACACCCAGTTCGTATTTCTCTTCACTAAACCCAGAAAACTGAAGAAATCAACTTCAAGACGAAAGTACTCTCAATCTTGGCTACATTTTAATGTATAGCTCTATCAAAAATATCTATTAACTAGAAATGTTTATTATAATACTTACGCACATACTCGTTATCTTTCCAGAAAGCAAGAtgtccacgcccacttccCCGAAGACGCCCACACCGCCCACTTTGCCGCCGGGCGTGACCAAAACATGTCACATAGTAAAAAGGCCCGATTTCGATGGCTACGGCTTCAACTTGCACTCGGAGAAGGTGAAGCCTGGCCAATTTATTGGCAAGGTGGATGCTGATTCCCCGGCAGAGGCGGCTGGCCTGAAGGAGGGCGATCGCATCCTGGAGGTCAACGGGGTGTCCATTGGCAGCGAGACCCACAAGCAAGTGGTGGCCAGGATCAAGGCCATTGCCAATGAAGTGCGTTTGCTCCTCATCGACGTGGATGGCAAGGCCATAGAGGTAAAGCCCTCGACTCCGCCAGCAGCAGCCTgcaatggaaatggaaacGGAAGTGCCAGCCAGAATGGATACGAGGGCACCAAGCAGGAGATGCCCGGAGCCAGTGCCAACATCAGCAGCATCAGCATGGTGAGCACCAAGCGATCTTCAAACGCCAGCAGCATTCAGAGTGGCAGCACCATGAATGCCTCCGATTTGGACGTGGTCGATAGGGGACTCCCGGCAGCCCCAGCCGCAGTAGctactcctcctcctccgagTGTCATTCAAAATGGCAGTAAACCATCTTCGCCGATTAATAACAACACGCTGATGAGCACTCCCCCACCGCCCTCGGCCACCAAGGCCGGCCTCAATAATAACGGCAGTGTCTACAACACTAGCTCCAACGGCAACGGCACAAATGGCATGACCACGCCCATAACGCCGCCCCCAGCGAGCGGCGGCAATCGGGCGGGCAGTCTGAACTTGCCACTGACAGCCGCCGAAATGCGAGCCAAGTTGGCCTCCAAGAAGAAGTACGATCCCAAGAACGAGAGCGTGGACCTGAAGAAAAAGTTCGACATCATTCAGAAGCTCTGAGATGAAACCAATAGGAAAGGATTACCCCAACACCATACTTGTTATAATGTCAGGATGAGGAGCTAGAGCTGGTTTTGTCAGGCATACACCACACAATATACAATATGTTTAGCTATTAGTACGCAGAGTCACTTATTAACTAAGcaagttttaattttattaccCCCTAAGAAAGAGCGACCAACGATGGTAGGCCGAGAAGATGGAGTACACCTACCCTTGGAATATCTATTTACATACGACAAACATGTATTCTTCAAATTCAAATATGGCAAACTCCAATTGGCAATGTTGCCCTGGTTCATTGAACATCTTTCGTTGAATATGTACTTAGTTTTGCTTGTATTTTTGTAAAGTAAATAAagcaaaaatataaagaaTTACTACTGCAAGTGTTTTTCAATGGGGCAGCTGATTAAACAAGAGGGGAGTCTGTCTTGGAAGTCGTGAGACTAAGGGCTGTGAAAAAACGAAACCCTTTAGAATGGCTAAGTATAAAATAATCTTTTCTTTCTCACATCgttataattttaattgttACTACAAATCACTGTATTAACAAGGTTTCTTTAATGTTGTACAACAGGTGTTCAAATGATTCAAAAAGAAACCACCGAGTTTCTATAGCAAAACCTATGAAAAGTTTTTTACTTCTAACGGAATTATCACCTAGTTGGCCTTAAAACAGACCTCTGCAgagatttttaaataattaagaTTGCAGCTCCTGTCGCTTAAGGTTACAAAGTGCAGCAGCCACTATGATTATTTCATCAAGATATCCCAGTAGCGACTTTTGTTGAATAGCCGAATGACCGAGAATCCGGAACTCCCTAAGGCCATCGATCATATCGCGCATTTGGGCTCTGCAGGCTGGTTCTTGGGCCTTGAACGTGGGCAATTGAACGGCAGGAGCTCGCTTTGAAGTGAGTACTCCTTCTACGACGGTTAGGGATTGCTGGTTGGCCAGCTGCCCGCACATACGTTGGGCCTCAAATTTGCTAAGCGATCGCTTGGGTTCCTCGGCGGCCTGGTAATCATCCTCATCCGCTGACTCGTGGGGATCCTCCATTTCCGATCTGCGAGCACGAGGCACTGCTTTGCCTGGTTCCGCGCACAGTGTCAAATACTTCGGTATGACATCTCGAAATCGGCTGGCCTCGAACAACTGAATATCATCGTAATTGCCAGGGAAGGCACTGGACACATAGCTGATAATGCCTATGAAGCGGGGACAGTCACTTAAAGTTCGTTTTTCGAGCCAAAGCTTACCATTCGTGTTGATGCAGAATATGAACTTATAGCTGTCGCTGCCCAGTCCTAGGTCCATAGCCACATCCGTTTCCACACATTCGATCAGCGAGCGAACGTGCAGCAGATTGGCCCGGTAGTCCAGTGGTGTGTGCTTGAATCGCTCGTTGTGGTGCCGGGCATCTGGCCAGCAGATAAGAGGTCGGAGGTATCGGGCCAGCTTAATGAGCGTGCGCTTGAACGAGTCCTCAGCATCCGATTCACTCAGTTCGAAGTGCTCGGCCAGCAGAGCAAAAGGTTCGTTCTGCCGGAGTTTTCTTAGGGTTATACAGCAGTCCAGGTGGGTCGCATTGGCACTGCGGCAGATGTGTCGTTTCAGCAGTAACAGGTTCTCGGGAGCCACACCCAAATGAAGGAGTGGTGCTTGCTCCACTAGACTTAGTGTCAGACTCCGCATGCTCCTCTGCGGCTGGGGAAGCTCTCTCTTGATGAATACTGCTTGTCGCACGGCGGAGGAAACTCTGGAATCAGCTGCCACAGTTGGTGTGGCTTGGATAGAATTCCTGCTACTACTCGATGTAGATGGTGACGAGGTGCCTAAGGCTGAGACCGGTGCCACAGGCGTGGTTTGTGCTGGCCTAGTTGTGGCCTTGATGATTGTGTTGGGCGGCAGTGAGCTGATGGCCATGCCCAGGCTTTGCGAGTCCTTTCTTCCCAGCATCTGCATCTGGCTGCCGGTGGATCCACTTGGACTGGGCTGAATCACATACTTGGGCGTCTTAAGGGCAGGATCTAAAATAATGAAACCATATTAATCAAAGTATAATAAGTCAAAACCATTTGATagtaatataataataacaataattcattttatattctttaattatacccgttactcgtagagtaaaagggtatactagattcgtcgaaaagtatgtaacaggcagaaggaagcgtttccgaccccataaagtatatatattcttgatcaggatcactagccgagtcgatctagccatgtccgtctgtccgtctgtccgtctgtccgtctgtccgtctgtccgtctgtccgtctgtccgtctgtccgtctgtccggatgaacgctgagatctcggaaactatgagagctaggctattgagatttggcgtgcagattcctgagcttcttacgcagcgcaagtttgtttcagtagactgccacgcccactgtaacgcccacaaatcgcccaaaactgtggctcctacagttttgatgctagaataaaaattttaacggaaatgtaatgttctcatcaatacctatcgattgacctaaacaaaagtttgccacgcccactttaacgcccacaaaccgcgaaaacctgtgacgcccacaatttttatgctagataaaaaattttaactgaaatgtattcgtctcgtcattacctatcgattgactcaaaaaaaagtttgccacgcccactttaacgcccacaaaccgcaaaaacctgtgacgcccacaattttcatgctagataaaaaattttaactgaaatgtattggtctcgtcgatacctatcgattgatccaaaaaaaaatttgccacgcccactctaacgcccataacgcttaaatctgtataccgccggtaggtggctcATTTTAaactcgctttgctgcttgcatatctccatttagctgagtaacgggtatctgatagtcgaggtactcgactatagcgttcctccttgtttttttatatttttttaatatggtTTTCTAATATAATTAATGTTATTATTAATACAAATTATATTCAAACAATTTGTTTTAACACATACAATATTTGTTCGCATTTTGTTACTTACATCCCACTGTGCCAGCTggtgctgttgttgttgctcccGCGGCCGCAGCTCCAGTTGTCGGCAGGGGTGCTGTTCTCTTCATACTTGGCCTTATAAGAGCTGGTATCTTGTTCAGAACTATGCCCCCCGAAGTGATCCTCACTGTGGCATTTCCCGGCTCCAATTTCGGAAATGGTTTCTGCggcaataaaattaaattacttCACTTATTGCGATTTACATTTCTCTGTTGTGCTCGGCACTTTACACATGTTACTAAACAGCTGTTTGCGCATTCATGGGCAATATGGCAACGCCGAATGACAACAAAAAGGTGCAGTTGtttgtgtatatatttttgcAGTCTATCCGatttacctttaaagtttgcTGAGGATCCTGAGATTTCGGGCGTAGAACCACAGTGGGCGGGGCGGGCACCAATACGCCGTTCGAATTTCGAAATTTAGCAATTGTCAGCGCCATCTAAGCGTATTTTATGCGACTTTTTCACGGAGAGAAAGCGGCCACTTTACAGTTGACTAAAATAGTTCTGAGACTGGGCTGCCAGACCAGTGGCAGACTTAACAGAGGCTTGCTAACAGTGGCTGTCTGAGTCGGCGCCAAATTTGAAAGTTCGAGCGCCAAAGCTTACACCATTGTAGTGCAATTAGTGGGTAATTGCACTGTTTGATATTTCGAAATGCAGAGCAATTTGGCTACGCGCTACGTTTACTGCCCCCGAAAATGAGGTCATTGCGCACTTGAAGTGCCgttgtttatgtttttaacTGTCTTTCGTGGCTGTTGCGATTCAATTGCAAATAGAGCCGATAAATGTGCACGGAGAAAAAtggatatatatttttaataaaggAAATATACATTTTACTTCAAATAACTTTCAAATAAATTCTAATTAAGCtcctcaaaaaaaaaatcctcACAGATCAAAACGGACAGGGGGTTATTATAGGCGAAGTCACTTCTTATGCTCGGAtggattggattggattgTAAAGCTCCTCGAAAAAAAATACTCACAGATCAAAACGGACAGGGGGTTATTATAGACGAAGTCACTTCTTATGCTCGGATGGATTGGATTGTAATTAAAGCTTATTAAGTCTTTACGGCTTTTCTCCCCGTGTAGCCATCAAATTGTTGGCAATCTATGCATTTGTTTTCCCTCATAATCTTTTCTGCCATTATGACAGCCCGCCATAATTGCGAAAATGTTGCCAAGTTTTAACAAGTATTGGCCAGAGCTTCCTGCAATTAATTTGGCAGTCCGATGACGCAACGGATCACTCCTTGCATAATGAACTGGGCGCCAGAATACACACACTGCACTGACTGACAGTAAGTGGTAACTGGTTTtctttcattttcatttttattttccttttccGCCGCCAGCGTTACGTGTCTTTTCCAATGGCCATGGCTCGCTGGTCAATTTTCACTTTCACTTCCCCCTGTTATTGCGCCCGAAAACCCCATTAATTTACGCCTGCTTGTCAGTGTTTCTTTAGCTTATAATTTAAATAGAAATCGTAGGGGTCTAACACAATGATAAAAGTACTAACACATTTGGCTTAAAACTGATGCGGAAACCGTTTTCGTGGCTTTCCGCCAGATCTCGATGGGAGTAGCTAGTTAGTTTGTCCTCTGACTGCTACTCCCCGCTGGCTCTCCCTCTTCTGCTCTGGCTCCTCTTCTTCTTCTCCTCCTTCTGGCCGAAAGAATTGCGCGAATTCTTCAGGCCCTTCATCTTCAATTCCTCCCGCTCGTGTCACCCGTTCAACGTCCAGCTCAACGTTGCTGCGTGGATGCATCTGCATCTGGGGGATACAGATGGACTCGCTGTTAGTGTCTCGCCTGCTGCTCTTCCTAATCCTCGTTCTCCTTGTTCTCCTCCCTGTTCGTCCTTCTCCTTCTTGTGCTCGCTTTCTGTGCGTCTGGCTCTGGGCTTTCCCGGGAATCCCTAGTAGTGTCCATGGCCGTGGCTGTGGCTGTGGTAGTCGTGGTGGTCCTCGTGGTGGTGCTCGTGGTGCTTGAAGATTGGCACCTCGACGTGGTACTTCTCCGGCACGGGGATCTCCTTGTGGATGGGCACCTTCACCTCCGAGTAGACGGGAATGGGCTTCTCGATGGGCACCTTGACCTCATAGGGCACGGGCTTCTCGACGGTGTAAGGAACCTTCTTCTCCACGGTGTAAGGCTGAGGGACGGGCACCTTCACATGGACTGGGTAGGGTTTCTCCACCTGGTATGGAAACGAGGGAAGGTAATGGTTTAATTCGGGGCTTACTCTTTTAGGTTTCTAGTTAAATCTTTCAAAACTTTGCGGAGACTTATGGTAAGCTTTTGGAACTGTTTGTCTCTAGGAACTTCACTCACCTCAACCTTGTAGGGCTTGTCGACGGGAACCTTGACCTCATAGGGCACCTTCTTCTCCACAACGACGGTGTATGGCTTCTCGACCTCGACATCGTAGGGTTTAGGCACTTCCACATCGTATGGCTTCTCCACCTCGTACTTGACCTCGTAGGGCACCTTCTTGATCACCTCGTAGGGCTTGGGAACGGGAACCTCAACCTTAACCTCATGGGGAACCTTCTTGATCACCTCGTAGGGCTGGGGCACTGGGACCTTGACCTCATAGGGGATCTTCTTGATCACTTCGTAGGGCTGGGGCACATGAACCTTCACCTCGTAGGGCTTGTCAACGGGGATCTTAACCTCATAGGGGATCTTCTTGATCACCTCATAGGGCTTGGGCACATGGACGGGTACTTTGACGTACTCCTTGACATGGACAGGCACCTTCTTCTCCACGATGTAGGGCTGGGGCACATCCACTTTCACCTCGTAGGGGATCTGTTTTGGAGTATCATTATTGAAGGGTTAATATTTGTTCGTCCTATGGCACGTTCTTAAGGATTCTTAGTATCATTAAAATTGATTGATCATTTGAGTGATCGttgatatttaatttttcagaTTTGCTCTGAGATAAAATAGTTTTCTGAAGGATATTTACTATATacctatttttctagttctttaaacaacaaaaacagatTACTCATGGAACTATAATTTGGAGTCTGAGATGAAGCTAAAAATATTAATCTAAAGGACTTTTTACAAGCAAAGAAGTAAACTAACAGACTTTTTATATCAATTTGATTTGGAACAAACTTGTTAAAGACTTTCTGAATGCAGATAGTATGGAACTGGACGGCTAAGGACTCACCTTCTTCTCGACGGTGTAGGGCACGTGCTTGGTGACCGTGTAGTGGACCGGAACCTTCTTCTCGATGGTCACCGTCTTGATGTGCTCGTGGTGGTGCTCGTGGTGGGGCTGGTAGTGGTGGTAGTCGCCCAGATGAAGGCCCCTCTTCTCCACGGTCTTGCCGTCGCCCTCGGCCTTTTTATCCTCGACTGCCACGGTGCCACAGTGGGCCAATGCCACGCACACGGCGAGACAAGGAAGTACGAACTGCAATATAGGATACAACAGGCACGATTCACTCTCTGGTTCTGATCACTCTAAGTCTAAGCACTTCGGCTGGATCCTAAGGATCCGCTGCACTTTCAATCTATATCGATGGCTTTACCATTCGCATTGTTGAGCTGCTGATTCGACGTCTCACGGGAACAATTACTCCACAATTCGCTGTGCTGCACGGGTAACGAGATCCAAGCTGGGACTGACTTGCTGAGCCCCTGCACTCAGCTTATATACACCGAAAAATTGGACTGTCTTGTCTTTCTATATCTCGCAACGCAAAGTCGACGGCGCGGCGCATTCGCAACTCTTTTGCTgcccgttgttgttgttggggATTTTGGCTTAGTAATGAAAAGTCAGTCGGGGGAACGGTGTTATATGAAAACTCGTTTCGATTTCGGTTTCCACCAAATCTCTGGGAAGGGGGATGGATGGTACCGGAGGCACGACTCCTGCACTCGAGATATTACAACAAGGTAACCGGGTCGTTATCCTACAGACAATAGCTAGGAAGTGGAAATCTTTGGTACACAGACCCACAAACGAAAACTGTGATTTGTGGCTCGGTATATGGGAATATTGGCCTAAGACTACATAGAATTGCAGACCGAGGCTTCCGATTTTATTGGACCCACACCTGGACATATGATATACGATTCGAGAGGCTGGGATTATGCAAATGCCCGCGGCTATTGACTTCAACACTCGTTGCAAACCCCGCAAGCCGAAACCCAATAGCCAAAACATAATCCCAGTGTGGTAAGGGGCGGAGACAATAAGAAGGTTAAACTAAGCACAATGCGTTTAGATATTCGATATACATATTTTACATATGCGTATTTCGTATCGGCTTATAGAGCTTAATGGGGTCATCTGAAGTGAGTGGGACCACAAAAGATCTGCATATGTACACCGAAAAAAGGCAACTCCCCTTATCTTTAGAGTCTTCCAGCTGAACTAGTTCTAGGGTCTTTGAATGTAGCATAGTTTTTCAGATGATCTAAATATTGAAGTATGTAAGAAgcttaacttaacttaagaAATACCAATAATAGATAGTGATTAGATAAATTGAGCGCATTTAGACACacatttaatataataatataccAACAATGCACTCAGAATAACAAAAGCTTTCTTAAAGCTGGCACGATGATTATGAttcataaaaacaaaatcgGAGTACTTTCATTTCCTAACATCACTACATCTCAAAAAGAATCAAGAGAACTTTAGTCTTGATATCAAGAACGTTTCTCTGCAAATAATTTGAGATAGAGAGGGTTTGTtgaatctttaaaaaaattgttcttGAAGTATATTAATAGCCATAATTAGAGAAGGAGGTATCCTAATGAAAAAATGTCTTTGAGTTTTTCCTGTATAGtcttataattattattggCATTAATTTATGTATTGATTGGAGAAAATCTTTAGGCATGTTTTTCAATTACATAGAACACCATTTCTCATCGTTTCTTCCAGTGCTGCAACACTTTTTTGGCATCATTGGACTAGCATTGGGTCAATGGGTTTTTGGACTTTATGGACGAGGCGAGGAGATACATGATAGGCTGGTCCGAAACGAAACCGAAACCTCTGACACACGGCTGCCACAACTGGCAATTTGGTGGCTCCCTGGCGGATCGTGATTGCCGCCTGTGGGAGCTCACGGCGTGACTGGATACATAGATGTGTCTATATGTCTGCGTATATGCATGGTGGATATGCCATCATGTATCTCTTGGATGCATGTGAGCCGTATTCGCGAGTGCGCATTATGTGATGTATGACTGACTAGCTGCCTGGTTGCCTGGAATTTTGTGCAATCAGTGGCAGTCATTAAATTGAAAACATACTTAGCTTCGAGTCGGCTATTTTAAAATCCATCGTGTGGCAATACCAACAATTCGACTAAACACAGCGACTAAAACAAAAGCCTGGTacgattttcttttttttgcaaatCCCCAGCTTAAgcccaaaaaaagaaaaaagcgACAGACGCGGAAGACAGGCCATAGCATTTACATGCCCATTCTATTTCATAATCAAATTTAGGCTCCGATTTTTTGGCCGCTAATTGCCCATTGTCCAGTTTTCCCCCATTTTCCACCCCGCAGCTTTTGGCCCACTTTGCTATTGCAATTCTTCGGAGTGATTAACGGCTCTTTCTGTCTGATTAACGCGTTCGCAGAGTCCCTCTCGCTTGCTCGCAGCCACCTCTCTCTTTCCCGCGCACTGCATTTGGTCATCGACCTTCACTAGCTTTCGAAGTGGTGTCTTCGCCTCTTCGCTCTTCCCGCCACTCCCAAATCTTCAGAAATCTTCGCATCTTGCAGAGCGCGCATTCGCTTTATCTTCAAAAGAAGGGTAACATGTAACGCCAACCTTGACCTAATCGCCATTCCATTTCCATTCAATCATTGTTTCTCTTGTTATCTCGACAGCTAGGTCGGGGATTTCCTGACCGTTGGAGACTGTGCGTGTGGGGTGTGATTAGATTTTAAACGGCCATAATTGCACAGTCGCGCAAGCCGCCAATGTGAAAGTAAATCTCTCAATTCGATTGTTATGCAACCGCTTCCTTTAACCCATTTACACTTGCGATATAGCTATGATGTATTATAGCTCATAAAAGGCCCCTTCATCGGATATTTAAGCCTCagttaaatataattaaagtCGCGATAAAACACTTAACAATGTAGTTAGTGGCGTAAAACAAGTAATAAAAGTAAACCCCCAATTGCTCGAATATCGGTAAATAAACCGGGTCCTTGAAGTAGTCCGCCATTTAACTGGTTGTTTGACTTATATAACCATTTAAAGGCTTAATGGCAATCATGTCAATTTGGACTTTATAGCGGGAAGTGCAAGAAACTTGATTGAAAGCTGAAAACAAAGCAAAGTACCTAAAAATAGATCAAAAAGGGCGttatcaattttcttttgacaTTAATATTTTCTGGAAATTTGTTGATTTTATTAATGATTTGTATAccaaatttgttttaaaatttaaataaagtgaAAAGTAACAGAAAGAAGGTTGCCAGATCAGCTGGTTTAGATTGCGCTTAAAAGGCGCTGCCAACTTAAGCTTGGTAGAATGGCGTTAATTATTAGTAGCTTTTGTCGAAAACAATGTGGCAGCCCTACTTATCGATAAGCCTAGGGATGGCACCTTATCCGCAAGTCATTTCAGCGTCAAGTCATCCGGCATTTGTTTGCGAATTTTAAAAGGAAATTAAGGAAAAGTAAGCGCTTTCTAGAGTTTTATTTCAAAACAGACTTGTATAGTACCGCACCAAATTACAGCCCAGCATGTTTCTCACCCGATCCGAGTACGACAGAGGCGTGAACACCTTCTCGCCGGAGGGCCGCCTCTTCCAGGTGGAGTATGCCATTGAGGCCATCAAATTGGGCTCCACAGCGAttggaatctgcacgccagaGGGTGAGTTGAGGGACTGGCCAACTAGTAAACATTGTAAAGGTGTGTAACCCCCTTCCAGGCGTTGTCCTGGCCGTGGAGAAGCGCATCACATCGCCGCTGATGGTCTCCAGCACGGTGGAGAAGATCGTGGAGGTGGACAAGCACATTGGATGCGCCACCTCCGGCCTGATGGCCGATGCCAGGACCCTGATCGAGCGGGCCCGCGTGGAGTGCCAGAACCACTGGTTCGTCTACAACGAGCGCATGTCCATCGAGTCCTGCGCCCAGGCCGTCTCCACCCTGGCCATCCAGTTCGGCGACAGTGGCGACAGCGATGGCGCCTCCGCCATGAGCCGACCCTTCGGTGTGGCCATCCTGTTCGCCGGCATCGAGGCTGGCaagccgcagctctggcacaTGGATCCCTCCGGCACCTTTGTGCGCCACGAGGCCAAGGCCATTGGATCGGGCAGCGAGGGCGCCCAGCAGAACCTGCAGGACAACTTCACCAACCAGATGACCCTCAACGAAGCCATCGACCTCTCGCTGAACACCCTGAAGCAGGTCATGGAGGAGAAGCTGAACTCCACCAACGTGGAGGTCATGACCATGACCAAGGAGAAGGAGTTCTACATGTTCACCAAGCAGGAGGTGGAGCAGCACATCGCCAACATTGCGTAAGCGTCTGCGGATTTTAATTGGTTTAACTTCAAATGTAATGTGAATAAATGGATTCTAAATCGATCTGATAGAGGGTAATACTGGTCTTTCCCTGGCGAATGGTTGTGACTTCTTGCTTCTAAATATAACTAAgttaaaatgaattaatagAAAGGTACACTTTGATTATGTactatataaaattataaatcagATACATGtttcaaaataataatgcAATTAACAAAGCGATATAAAAGTATCCATTTTCATCGTTCCGTTAGAGTTTGGTTTTCCTTGGCTTATTTGCTGGCTTAAATTAAATCTGTAATGACTTAGAATAGTTACAAAATTTAATGGTACATGATATACCTTTCCAACCAAAAGACATCCTTTTCATTATATACAGTTGACTTTATTCGTATGCATGTATATTTCGTGTAATtgtgtatatgtatatatatttttttattcgcTACAACATTTGTGGCTCCATTGGCGTCGCTGGAAACCGCTACAATAATATCTCGTTTCGCACAATATATGTATAGTACATGCAATCTAGACACAAACAGTTGAGCAAATCAAACAGCTCGGATTAACTTGGTTAATCTCGTACAAAGGCAAATCATAAAGAACTCACTTCGTTCGATGCACAGACTTCTAAAGTTTTCTTCTCGTTTTGCTATATAATTCATTGTTGTTTGCGTGAGTACATGTGTAAAACATTTTGCCTAGAACCGAAATACAATGCAAATAAGGCAGATTAACATTTACATCTAAGTGGTATTGGGTGTTTCGAATCGAAAGGATTGCAGGTAATGCGTGTGTGTATCATGCGTTTATGTTGCTGGTGAACAGACAGGGAAGACGATCAAAATGAACAAGTTGTATACCTATATCGTACGAGAATATCgctatatataatatatatatctcTATATGCGTGTGTATAAATACATAAGTAAACGGGGGCTAATCCCCGCGAGCATTCACAATAGTTTTCATCACTCA
Protein-coding regions in this window:
- the LOC108009822 gene encoding Na(+)/H(+) exchange regulatory cofactor NHE-RF1, producing MSTPTSPKTPTPPTLPPGVTKTCHIVKRPDFDGYGFNLHSEKVKPGQFIGKVDADSPAEAAGLKEGDRILEVNGVSIGSETHKQVVARIKAIANEVRLLLIDVDGKAIEVKPSTPPAAACNGNGNGSASQNGYEGTKQEMPGASANISSISMVSTKRSSNASSIQSGSTMNASDLDVVDRGLPAAPAAVATPPPPSVIQNGSKPSSPINNNTLMSTPPPPSATKAGLNNNGSVYNTSSNGNGTNGMTTPITPPPASGGNRAGSLNLPLTAAEMRAKLASKKKYDPKNESVDLKKKFDIIQKL
- the Camp gene encoding uncharacterized protein Camp; this translates as MALTIAKFRNSNGVLVPAPPTVVLRPKSQDPQQTLKKPFPKLEPGNATVRITSGGIVLNKIPALIRPSMKRTAPLPTTGAAAAGATTTAPAGTVGYPALKTPKYVIQPSPSGSTGSQMQMLGRKDSQSLGMAISSLPPNTIIKATTRPAQTTPVAPVSALGTSSPSTSSSSRNSIQATPTVAADSRVSSAVRQAVFIKRELPQPQRSMRSLTLSLVEQAPLLHLGVAPENLLLLKRHICRSANATHLDCCITLRKLRQNEPFALLAEHFELSESDAEDSFKRTLIKLARYLRPLICWPDARHHNERFKHTPLDYRANLLHVRSLIECVETDVAMDLGLGSDSYKFIFCINTNGIISYVSSAFPGNYDDIQLFEASRFRDVIPKYLTLCAEPGKAVPRARRSEMEDPHESADEDDYQAAEEPKRSLSKFEAQRMCGQLANQQSLTVVEGVLTSKRAPAVQLPTFKAQEPACRAQMRDMIDGLREFRILGHSAIQQKSLLGYLDEIIIVAAALCNLKRQELQS
- the Vajk4 gene encoding mantle protein, whose product is MRMFVLPCLAVCVALAHCGTVAVEDKKAEGDGKTVEKRGLHLGDYHHYQPHHEHHHEHIKTVTIEKKVPVHYTVTKHVPYTVEKKIPYEVKVDVPQPYIVEKKVPVHVKEYVKVPVHVPKPYEVIKKIPYEVKIPVDKPYEVKVHVPQPYEVIKKIPYEVKVPVPQPYEVIKKVPHEVKVEVPVPKPYEVIKKVPYEVKYEVEKPYDVEVPKPYDVEVEKPYTVVVEKKVPYEVKVPVDKPYKVEVEKPYPVHVKVPVPQPYTVEKKVPYTVEKPVPYEVKVPIEKPIPVYSEVKVPIHKEIPVPEKYHVEVPIFKHHEHHHEDHHDYHSHSHGHGHY
- the Prosalpha5 gene encoding proteasome subunit alpha type-5; amino-acid sequence: MFLTRSEYDRGVNTFSPEGRLFQVEYAIEAIKLGSTAIGICTPEGVVLAVEKRITSPLMVSSTVEKIVEVDKHIGCATSGLMADARTLIERARVECQNHWFVYNERMSIESCAQAVSTLAIQFGDSGDSDGASAMSRPFGVAILFAGIEAGKPQLWHMDPSGTFVRHEAKAIGSGSEGAQQNLQDNFTNQMTLNEAIDLSLNTLKQVMEEKLNSTNVEVMTMTKEKEFYMFTKQEVEQHIANIA